ttttaaaatttaaagctTGTCATTTTGTTGACTTCTtgctttcagtgtttttttttggaGATCAGCTCTTAGTATAATTGTTGCTCTTTTGAACGTACTATGTCTTTTATTCTCCGGTTGCTTGTAGGATTtatctttgtgtttggtttttgcactTTGACTATGTTCTCTTTGTATGTATCCTACTTGGGATTTATAGACCTTCTCGAATGTGTGACTTGAAACCCCTGTCAGATAACACCAACATACTGATATCTGTGAGTctgtttggagccttggtggtacagtggttaagagctcagctgctaaccaaaagactgacagttcaaattcaccaggcattccttggaaaccctatggggcagttctacttacagggtcactatgagtcggaatcaacttgacaggtgGGTCtgcttatctcttttttttttcaaaaaaattaaaatttgtatttccctctttttttctgattgacTGCCGTGCATTGTGCATAAAAACTTTAGAGATGATTTGAGGCCCTATAAGATGTCATTTTTCCTCAGAGTGATTTATTTTTGCTACAGGCAGTAACAGTTGGGTTAGATCATCTCTTTGGGCCTCCTTTTTCTTTTAGACCTTTCCCTCAAGTCTTCACTGTCTTTATagttctccagtgccttcaaagagattttaaacaaaaatatgcTGTCTAGCTTTTCTACCTTCTCTTAGCTAGAAGTTTGGtctgaaaaagtaaaaataaaaaaattttattctgaaagcaataaaaccctctgccatcgagtcgattctgactcatggtgaccctataggacagaatagaactgccccatggggtttccaaggctgtaaatctttacagaagcagactgtcacatctctctACTGAGGAGcaattggtagatttgaaccagtgacttttcagttagcagccaagtgtggcATCAGGGTTCTTTTCTAAAAGCTATAGAAAGGTATTAAAGAGTTTTAAATGAGGGATTGACATAATCTGATTcagattttaaaatgatttttaaataaatatattgctTGTTTTGTGATCTCTTCCTTTAAAATGTCTCTAAAGTTGCCTTTTATCTTTATTTCCATTGTTATCATTCTAGTTTAAGTTCTAGTCACTAGCTCggattttttctcagtttatctcACTTTCTTGATCCCCTAAAGGCCATGTAAGGTATCAATGTTAGATTCATTGTCCTGAGAtcctgtttgttttatgtttagatttaaaaattaaaagtaactATGCAGTCCttttcgacggcactgggtttggttttgtttttttttatgcagtCTTTTAAGTAAGTAGTATTCTAAGTTTTTTATAGCAAACCAGTTTAAGGtggttaagcaacttgctcagGGTGATGTAGCTAGTCGGGGCTACATTGAATCTAGGCCTCTTTTCAGAACCTGGATTCATTATTTAATATTACAGACATATAGTCTATCCAGACTGTATTTACTATAAATGTAGCTGCGTTTATATTCTGTTACTGCTATAGTCAAAATGAAGTTAAAATTTAAGTAATAATAAAGTGTTAAAACTTTTCTGATTGTTCATCCTTATCGATGTCAAGGTTGCTGGAGCTGGCCTTGATTGCGACACAGAAAGAGCTTTGGAAACAAGTGATTGGGGCTGTCAGGATGGCAAAAACCATGTTGGAAATGAAGCCACAAAGGGAGAAACTTTTCTCCGtgaacatttctttctttcttacttgGTAACCCTGGATTTTAAGGCATAAATAAAAAATCCTGAATATGTGTAAGCAAGGCTGCTAAGGTCTTTAACCAGAATTTTTCTATAAGGGCTGTAAGGCATGAAGGAAATACAAAAAGTTACTACACTGgataatgaaataataataaaaaaagttttatatcAAAATACTGAGAGGTTTCACtttctcttatttaaaaaaaaaaaaggaaagaaaaaataaggcaGTTTATCACGATGTGGTTGCTGACAGGTACTACTGTCATGTGAAGGCCTGGGCCATGAaaaactccaaaaccaaaaaaccaaacccattgccattaagtcgattctgactcatagcgaccctacaggacagagtagaactgccccatggggtttccgaggatatgtgtcttttttttaaaataaagttgctATTAATGTTCTGCCCATTAATCTACGCTCTTGTATCTGCTGTTcactatttttaatttaaattgtcagttcaattttaaatatattgtgaATTCTTGATGTGATTTGAATCTAGCTAACATAGTTTGAACAATAACTGGTTTCCCTATATATCCTGGAGTATTTACTTTGAATTCCGTAGATTTGAAATGGTACAATATCAGACCTGACAGAATAGAAAAGTTAATCTAAAagagtggtgatggtgatgacttGGAAGAGCTCTCCAGAGAGAGGAAGTATGGCTAGAGAGAGGAATGCTCAGGAAGCTCTGGCTTGATGGGTGGAGCAGCAGCAGCCACAGGTTTTTACGGGTTCTGCTTTTATTGTGCTCCTCTGAGTGCTTTTTGTAACTGAAATCAGGTAGACAGAGGGCTTGTGCTGCATCTTGGGAGTCACCAATATTTCCAAGCAGTAAGTGTTACCATTTTGATTGCACAGCCTTGCCTAAATGTTTACAGCCCAGGCTTTCACAAGTATAGTGTAATACTAAATTGACCATGACCGTGAACAGGATGTCATTGTCATTCCTTTTAAACGACAGAGCAGTAATTTGGTAATGTGCGAACACCTGGATTTGTGTCTCCCTTAACCTGGATTAAAAGGGAGAGGAATAGTCTGAGTCTAGATACGTCTTTGTGAGATCTGACCCATGGCTCTCTATCCCTTTTTAAACATTATACTTGAATACACACCTATCtacattcattttatttcttagaaCAGTGACTCCTTGAGGGAACCATCAGTTTTGCTATAGTATGTACAACAATGTGGGTGCTAAATGAATGTTAAGTACTAATAATAATGACTAATAACTCATGGGTGAGGCATTTGGTGACTCACCATTTATTATGTATTCACAGTGTTTAAACTTGGTTGTACAAATGTATCAGATTATTTCCTATATAAAGTtggctattattttttattagaaTAGTCAACCACCTGAGTCATAGTCAAGGAATAGTacctttttttccttacttttaatTTTGAAACAATTTCAAACTTGCAGAAATGATGCAAGAATAATAGAAATGGGATGAAGTTTCTAGGGTCGAAGGCAGAGGACCATAGGCTCAAGGAACTTCTATGTCAGCTGACACAACATAGTTcctaaagacaatgttctacatcctactttggtgagtagcgtctggggttttGAATGCTTGAGAGCGGCCcactaagatacaactattggacTCTTCCAGTGTGGAGCAAAGGAtagtgaaaaaaaccaaagactcaagggagcaattagtgcaaatgactaacagaccacataaaccacagcttGCACCACTGccagtccagaagaactagatggtgtcaggCTACCATTACCAACCGATCTGACTGGAATCACAAcagagagggtcctggacagtgtgggagaaaaatgtagaacaaataaCCAAATTTGCAAAAAAAGGCCACACTTGCAggtgtgacagagactgcaggaactcctgagactgtggccctaagacacacttcttttttttttttttttaatttttattgtgctttaagtgaaagtttacaaatcaagtcagtctctcacccaaaaacccatatacaccttgctacacactctcaattactctccccctaatgagacagcctgctctctccctccactctctctttttgtggccattttgccagcttctaaccccctccaccctctcatctcccctccaggcaggagatgccaacatagtctcaagtgtccacctgatccaagaagctcactgctcatcagcatccctctccaacccattgtccagtccaatccatgtctgaagagttggcttcaggaatggttcctgtcctgggccaacagaaggtctgggggccatgaccatgggggtccttctagtctcagaagaccattaagcctggtcttatgagaatttgaggtctgcatcccactgctctcctgctccctcaggggttctctgttgtgttccctgtcggggcagtcatcagttgtagctgagcaccatctagttcttctggtctcaggatgacgtagttgctggttcatgtggccttttctgtctcttgggctcataatcaccttgtgtccttggtgttgttcattctcctttgatccaggtgggctgtgaccaattaatgcatcttagatggttgcttgctagtgtttaagaccccagacaccactcttgaaagtgggaatgtagaatgttttcttaatagattttattatgccagttgacttagatgtcccctgaaaccatggtccccagacccctgcccctgctacactggcctttgaagcattcagtttattcaggaaacttctttgcttttggtttagtccaattgtgctgacttcccctgtattgtgtgctgtctttcccttcacctaaagtagttattatctactatctaattagtggatgtccctttcccatcctccctccctctcccttctcgtaacgacaaaagaatgttttcttctcagtttgaactatttctcaagttcttataatagtggtcttatacaatatttgtccttttgcaactgactgatttcactcagcataatgccttccaggttcctccatgttaagaaatgtttcacagattcctcactgttctttatcgatgcgtagtattccattgtgtgaatatacaattatttatccattcatctgctgatgggcaccttggttgcttccatgtttttgctattgtaaacagtgctgcagtaaacatggttgtgcatatatctgttcgtgtaaaggctcttatttctctacgatatattccaaggagcagaattgctggatcctatggtagttctattcctagctttttaaggaagcgccaaatcgatttccaaagtggttgtaccattttatattcccaccagcagtgtataagtattccaatctctccacagcctctccaacatttattgttttgtgtcttttggattattgccagccttgttggagtgagatgaaatctcattgtagttttgatctgcctttctctaatggctaatgattgtgaacatttcctcatgtatctgttagctacctgaatgtcttctttggtgaagtgtctattcatatcttttgccaattttttaattgggttatttcttcAGACACATTTCTGACCTGTAACTGAAGCCATTCCCccagaccaccttccagccaaacaatagacaagcccataaaataaacaataacactcaAGAGGAACATGTTTCTTAGAACCATCAATTGTACGAGATTAAAAGGGCAATATttaccccaaagcaaagatgagaagtcaggaaaggGTAGAAAATCGGGGCAAAAGGAAAaggggaacccaggatggaaatggggagagggctGACACGTTGTGGGGAATGAAGCCAAGGCCGTGAAACACTATCGAGTGCGaatctaattttctctgtaaacctaattcccaattggaaaccctggtggtgtagtggtttagagctccggctgctaaccaaaaggttggcagttaaaatccaccgggcactccttggaaaccttatagggcagttctattctgtcccatagggttgctatgagttgaaatagactcgacagcaatgggttttgtttggttttttaatgtacaattaaaaaaaaaaaaattcctgtatacccttcacccagagactccattcaAGTTTTACCAATTATCTCAATAATGTCCTTTATAACAAAAGGTTCCAATCCATAATCAAGTGTTGTACTCAGTTATCTCATTTACACTGGGACAGTTCCCCCACTTTTTGTTAACTTTTGTGACTATGCCATTTTTGAAGAATAATATTTTGGAGACTGTCCCTCAATTTGAGTTTATCTAATGCTGCCTCTTAGTTATACCCAGCTTAAGCATTTTTTTCACGTAAGTGATGCTTAATTCTTCTCCTTGCATCCTATCATATGgcacatggtgtccttttccccAATACTGGTGACGTTAATTTTAATCACTTAAATAAAATGATGTCCATGAGGTTTCCCTACTGTaacattttgataatttttaccttttggattttgtaattattttgtgGGGAGAAATTTTGAGACTATATAAAATCTTGTTCTTTGTTCCACTTTCACCCATTATTTTAGCATCCATTGCTATTTCTTACCTGATTGATAATTAATGTAGTGGTTGAGAAATGCCAATTTTCTAATTCCTTCATTCCTTTACATTTATTAGTATTATACACTAAGGCAGTGAATTCCCTTCTCCCCacttatttatttgttatttctATCATTGAGGTCTATTAATTCCTATTTTATTCCATGAGCTTTAATTTAGTAccttcattatttattttgatgctttaATTGTCTCAATTTGACCAGGAGGAGTCTCTTCAATGTGGTTTCTGTATCCTTTTGATATGTCCCCATCATTCTTTACGCACTTCCTTACTTCCTGGCACAGAAAGATGTTCCAAGTTCATCTTGTTCCTTCCTAGTCCCAGCACTGGTGTCAGCCATTTCTTCAGGAAATCCCGTTTTAGTAGAGTGGTATGTGGAAACCAAGATCAAAGTGCTAGATGTGCTCATTTTTATTGGTATACTATGGCTTACAGATCCCTTTCCGgggacagaaaaataaatttatgcacgtacttctctctctcctctctttctcatTTATTTATAGCCTTAAGGAGTAAAGAGAAATCTGGCTTCCATGATCTCATTATATTATTTGCTTAATCCCTCTATGTGTAGCCAGTGTCACAAACATGCTGGGCTGCCTTTCTGCCCCACTTGGGCCTACCTAATGACTTTTTGGCTACATAGTAAGTAATGGAGGAAGGAaggcaagaaagaaggaaagaaaaaaggagttctaaatttaaatatatatattttttgtgtgaaaataatttttatgtgtAGGTATTATAGCTGTTAGTTTCCAGGAATGAACTTTATTCTTAATTTCTTATAGATCTTCAgaatgtattctaaatatttttgtCTTGTTATAGTCATTCATAGTACTCAATGGTAGCAGGCATTCGGTATACAAAGATGCATAAGGCAAAATCTGCAAAGAGCTCAGAATTTGATAAGGCAAGCAAGGAGGCATGTTAATTACTGTAATAATCTGATAAGGGTTATAGAAGAGGAATACTAAGTGTTTAAGGAGCACAGAGAAGGGATTAATAAATTTTGACACAGGCAGCTGAATGATTTTCTTCTCCATTAAGAATAAGAAtcgagaaaaaaaataataaatggaaggacatctTATGTTCGTGGATTGGAAGGCAAATACAGttaagatttgttgttgttgctattaggtgccatctagttggttccaatatatagcaaccctacgtacaacagaacgcacactgtcttccttttttgtgccgaccctctattttaccaaggatgacatccttctccagggactggtcaattttgataacatgtccaaactatgtgagatggaagtctcaccatcctcacttctaaggagcattctggctgtacttcttctaagacagacttgtctgttcttctggcagtccatggtatattcagtagttTTCGCCAACACCGTAGGTccaaggtatcagttcttcttaggtcttccttattcattgtccaactttctcatgcatatgaggtggttgcaAACGTGGCTTGAgccaggcccaccttagtcctcaaagtgacatctttgcattttaacactttaaagaggtcctttgcagaagatttgcccagtgcaatgtgtcttttgatttcttgactgctgctttcatgggtattgattatggacccaagtaaagtaaaatccttgacaacctcgatgttttctccatttatcatgatgttgcatattgctccagttgtgaggatttttgttttctttatgttgaggtgtaattcatactgaaggttgtagtctttggtcttcatcattaagtgcctcaagtcctcttcaccttcaccaggcaaggttgtatcatctgcatatcacaggttgttaatgagtcttccaccaatcttgatgctgtgttcttcttcacatagtctagcttctggaattatttgctcatcatgcaGATAGAATACGtttggtaaaaggatacaaccctgatgcatacgtTTCCTGATTTTGAGCCGtgcagtatccgcttgttctgtttgaatgactgcctcttggtctatgtacaggttctgcatgaatgCATTTAAGTGTACTGAaactcccattctccacaatgtgatccataattttTTACAATCCGCGAAGTCGAATtcatttacatagtcaataaaacacaggtaaacatctttctggtattctctgctttcagccaagatccatctgacatcagcaatgatatcccctgttccacattctcttctgaatccggcttgagtttctggcactTCCTGGTTGGTGTACTGctacaattgcttttgaatgatcgtcagcaaaattttatatgtgtgtgatattactgatattgtttgataatttccacattctattggatcacctttctttggccaGGTAGCagccttctaaatttcttggtataggtgagggagcatttccagcactgcatctgtttgttgaagcatctcagttggcattctgtcaattcctagagccttgtttttttgccaatgtcttcagtgtaccTTGGACTTctagttcttgatcacatgctacctcctgaaatgttagAACgtagatcaattctttttggtacagtgactctgtgtattccttccatcttcttcttcttctttttttttttttttttttgaggctgaGAGGTTTTATTTTTACAAATCACGGCTGATGAACACCAAAGTCTTCCCCAGGGGAGCCCATGCTCCGGTGCGGGTCTGGGATAGTGCTGGCAGCTAAGAGCGACTCCCACGAGGGGGGGAAGAGCAAACACAGAGTCTGCGAAGTCCGAAGTCCAGGGTGGAGTGGAGTAAGGCTGGGGGGCCTCAGCCAGAGCACCCCCGGCAGCCTCAGTGCATGCACTCGATGATCCGGCCCACTTCCAGCTTGCTTTTGGGGACCCGGCAGATGCAGTTGGTCCCGAAGTTGGTGTCCCGAGTCTGAATGCAGCGCAGGCAGCACAGGTTCTCGTAGCCTTGCTTCTTCCACTTGGCGATCAGGTTTTTATCGGCGTAGCCTTCCTTAATGCAGTATTCGTACAGCTCTCTGCTTATGGCCTTCTGCTTATAAAAGAGATCAAAGATGTATCGGGTTTTCTGGTGGTGGATCCTGAAGATGGGCCACAGAGACTCCACTTTCCTTTTCCCCTCATGAGGCTCTGTCTCCGCTTCTCTCATCTTTTGATCTAATTCATCCAGTGTTGGTTCAATCAACTCCCAGCCATCTGGGGGAGCTTTCCGGCTTCTTTTGACTTTAGGCATTTTtattcacaaaataatttgtaaagATCTCTGGATTCTGCAGTCACAGGCTTGGGTTCTTGTTCAGCTCTACCATGTATTTGCTGTGACTTTGGGAAGGTCACTTTCCCTCTCTggtcctcagtctcctcatcgAAAACGCTGTCTCTTTCAGCCACCGCGTCTTTGCTGCCTGCttccccttccatcttcttttgatgctccctgagtcattcaatattttgcccacagaagaCTGGaaaattgcagctcaaggcttgaattttttcttcagttatttcagcttgagaaatgctgagtgtgttcttcccttttggttttctaactccaggtctttgcacatttcattatgatactttgtcttctcgctctgcactttgaaatcttctgttcagcagctttccttcattatttcttccgttcactttagctacttgacattcaagagcaagtttcagagtctcttctgagatccgttttggtcttttctttctttcctgtgtttttaatgaccttttgttttcttcatgtatgatgtccttgatgtcgtcccacagctcgtctggtcttcagtcattagcgttcagtgtgtcaaattcattcttgagatggacttcaaattcaggtggaatgtactcaagATCATATATTGGTTCTGactgacttgttttaattttcttcaatttcagcttaaatttgcatatgaacaattgatggtctgttcctcagactgcccctggctttgttctgactgatgatattgagcttttccttcgtcTCTTTCACAGGTGTAATCGGTTTGATTGCttttctgtctggtgaggtccgcatatatagtcactgtttatgttattgaaacaaggtatttgcagtgaagaagtcatttctaaagctgaaagaactaaagaaaaaattcaagccttgagctacAATTTTCAAggcttctatgggcaaaatattgaatgactcaggaagcatcaaaagaagatggaaggaatacacagagtcactgtaccaaaaagaattgatctacGTTctcacatttcaggaggtagcatgtgatcaagaactgatagtactgaagaaagaggtccaaggtACAtcaaagacattggtgaaaaacaaggctccaggaattgacagaataccaattgagatgtttcaacaaatggataaaaaaaaaaaaaaaaagcagtgctggaaatgctcactcatctatgccaagaaatttggaagacagctacacaCCAAAcaactgaagagatccatatttattcccattccaaagaaaggtgatccagtcaatgtggaagttatcaaacaatgtcattaatatcacatggaagtagaattttgctgaagattattcaaaagtggctgctgcagtgcattgacagggaactgccagaaattcaagccagattcagaagaggatgtggagtagGGGATATATTGGTAAtatcagatgggtcctggctgaaagcagagaaaaccagaaagtatctgtgttttatttactctgcaaagacattcaagtgtgtggatcatagcaaattatagataacattgcaaagaatgagaattccaaaacacttaattatgctcatgagaaacctgtacatgcaTCAAGAGGCAGATtttttaacagaacaaggggatactgtgtggcttaaagacaggaaaggtgtgcattagggttgtatgctttcatcatacttattcagtctgcatgctgagtgactaatccgagaagctggactatttgaagaagaacacagcatcaggattggtggaagactcatcaacaacctgtgttatgcagatgacacaatcttgcttgcagaaagtgaagacaacttgaaagTGAAAATCAATGACTAccgccttcagaatggattatacctcaacataaagaaaacaaaaatccttgcagctgcaccaacaagcaacatcatgataaatggagaaaagactgatgttgtcaaggatttcattttacttggatccataatcaatgcccatgaaagaagcagtcaagaaatcaaatgacacatcacattgggcaaatctgcaaaagacctttctaaagtgttaaaaagcaaagatgtcactttaaggactaaggtgcgcctgaccccagccatggtgtttttgatggcctcatacgcatgcaaaagctgggcaatgaataaggaagacagaagaattgatgcctttgaattatggtgttggtgaggaataatgaatacaccatggactgccaaaagaacaaacaaatctgccttggaagaagtataaccagaatgttctttaaaagcaagggtggcaagacttcatctcacatactttggacatgttatcaagaggaatcagtccctggagaaggacatcatgcttggtaaagtagaaagtcatcaaggaagaggaagaccctcaatgaaatggattgacacagtggctgcaacaatgggttcaagcataacaaagatcatgaAAGTGGCACAGGACCGTGCAGCGTTTAGTTCcattgtacctagggtcaccatgagtcaaaactgactcgatggcacccaacaacagcacttGTTTCATGAAAAAGTATATCTTTAGTTTAATTAGAATAATTATATTGCAATCAGAAGGAGGAGATGTGAAAAATCACAGTGTGGAATCCTGTGTGCGATATATTGAAAAAATGAAACGTCAGAGAAATGTATGGAAAAGAGGTATATGAAATATGACATATAAAAATAAGTATGATTGcacacctatcagaatggctaaaataaaaaatgtggcAATACTGAATGCTGGTGAAAATGTAGAGAAACTAGATCACTCTTACAATTctgatggaaatgtaaaaatggtacagccattctgGAAAACTCTGGCAGTTTCTCATAAAACTAAACGTGCAACTACCATATAACTCAGCAGTTGCACTTTTTAGTATTTAttgcagagaaatgaaaacttatgttcgcATAAAAATTTGTACATgggaaggcagagccaagatggcggactaggcagacgctacctcggatccctcttacaacaaagacacggaaaaacaagtgaatcgat
This Loxodonta africana isolate mLoxAfr1 chromosome 8, mLoxAfr1.hap2, whole genome shotgun sequence DNA region includes the following protein-coding sequences:
- the LOC100668052 gene encoding protein BUD31 homolog translates to MPKVKRSRKAPPDGWELIEPTLDELDQKMREAETEPHEGKRKVESLWPIFRIHHQKTRYIFDLFYKQKAISRELYEYCIKEGYADKNLIAKWKKQGYENLCCLRCIQTRDTNFGTNCICRVPKSKLEVGRIIECMH